The Podarcis muralis chromosome 16, rPodMur119.hap1.1, whole genome shotgun sequence genomic interval CAGCTGATCTGCCCCAAGTTGCAGAAAGAGGTAGACGAGGGGCTCTTGGGGCTCCTTTCAGGCACACTGGGCGTTGAAGTTTCAGCAGGGCTTGTTGCGTGGGGCAGGAGGCTTAACCAGAAAGCCCTTGTTGCAAAGGCAGCGTGGTGTagaggttagagcaggggtcagcaacctttttcagccatgggctgtccctcagaccatgtggtgggccggactatattttttggggaaaaatatgaacgaattcctatgccccacaaataacccagagatgcattttaaataaaaggacacactctactcatgtaaaaacacgctgattcccagaccgtccgtgggctggattgagaaggcgattgggccgcatccggcccccgggccttaggttgcctacccttgggTTAAAGGAACAGACTAGAgcctgggagacccgggttccAATCCCTATATGGctgcaaagctcactgggtgaccttgtaccagtcactgcctctcagtctgcctacctcacaggattggtgtgagggattaaatgagggaggAAAGAACTACATATGCCacgttgagctccttggagaaaaaggtgggatagaaaagcAGTAAGTTAATGCCTCTGGGTGTCCCATAAGGCTTACTGCTGCTCTTGCTTCAAGGTGGAAAGCTGGAATCCCCTGACGGACACGGTCCCCATCCACTCGTGGATCCACCCCTGGCTGCCCTTAATGCACACCCGGCTCGAACCACTCTACTCGCCCATCCGCAACAAGCTGTCCAACGCCCTCCAGAAATGGCACCCCAGCGACTCCTCGGCCAAGCTGATCCTGCAGCCCTGGAAGGAGGTCTTCACCCCGGGGTCCTGGGAGGCCTTCATGATCAAGAACATTGTGCCCAAGCTGGGTGAGTCGGTTCCCCCAGGGCTGCCTTTGCAGCAGACCAGGAGGCGGGCGACTGGGGTTGGAGGCCTTGCGGGAAGCAGCCTTCTTCTAAAACAGACCACAGGTCCATTTAGCTCCGCATTGCCTACACACACAGTGACTGGCTCTCCGGGATTTCTGGCAAGGCATGTTCCCTGTCCTGCGTGGAGACAGTGACACGGGTTGAACCTGGACCTTCTTGCATGCAAAATGGGTGCCCTGCCTCTCAAGAAACCTTTCTGGGGTTAAGGAAGCAGGACTGTCCCACAGAAGCACATGCAAGAGGGGCAGAGACCAAAGCGTGGGCATGCAGAATTTGCACGTGCCTTAAACTCACTTTAATTCTTGCTGATCCAAtgatttgggtttgtttgtttggtagGTAGGTAGGGTGTCAGTTTGAGGCAGGGTGGATAGTGGGGTCAGGCAGGTAGCAGCCTCCGGAGCTGATTTTGGCTCTGGAACACTTTTCCTATTGGCTTGCTGTCTTGCTGAGttacaaatttaaaaaattccttccagtagcaccttagagaccaactaagtttgttcttggtatgagcttttgtgtgcatgcacacttcttcagatacactgaaacacaagtcaccagacccttatatatagtgagagggtggggaggggtattactcagaagggtggtgggaatgggtgaaccctccccaccctctaactatatataagggtctggtgacttctgtttcagtgtatctgaagaaggaaCAGGGAGTTCAGCAGTTGCTCTCTTACAGCTTGAAAGAGCTTTTGGGATCCTCACTAGAGAAAGTTGTttctgaagtgaaggacatgaggcaggagttgataatgcaggtgagctgcgcacaagtgagctgcatgcaagctgccggccagctctgtggaggctccttttattgacacaaatatgcaaacccaggcggatacattttgggctgtgacctttataCTTCTTCCAGTCCCGAGCTCGTGgtgtggtacaaagttattttggcacctgtttccaccgcgtcattttccccttgcacagtgtatgacgaaggagacaaaggtcacagacaggacaccgcagactactgagatcacaaaaggttagacagagggcacgatgttcagacagctgtggctttgtctgtgagggggagtgtgctccgcaccccaaggtcacgcatgcaggcaggctgaggctgcctgcgggtggggagtgtgctccggACCCAGCGATCATCCCTACAAAGTTTATCTTGGTTGCAGCTTTGCTGGTTTCCCTGAGGGGAGAACatcaacattttttttggggggggtgcacgTGCAAAGAAGTCCCTCTGCTCTCTAGGCTGAGCTGGTTTAAGCTTGCTGCCGTCTCCACATTCCTCCACAGGCTTGTGTCTGAACGAGCTGATGATCAACCCCCACCAGCAGCACATGGACTCCTTCTTCTGGGTGATGGACTGGGAAGGGATGATCTCTGTCTCTAGCCTTGTGGGGATCCTGGAGAAGCACTTCTTCCCCAAGTGGTTGCAGGTGTGTGACTCCAGCAGTGTCCGGCTGGGTTCAGCCACACTTTTTCTTAGGGACATCTGAGGTTGCCACAAACAGCAGTGTTGGGTTTTGTGAactcacattcagttcagcttTTGCTTAAGGGTGGCTCCAGGGAAGAGGCAGTAAGGAATCCCCACCCTGCCCCTGGTACCCCTGCTGAAATGGACTGGAGCCCTGCAGCTTGGCAGGCTCACCTGATTTATCTGTTTGCCACAAAACTTTTATTATGGCTGtttttagaacaacaacaacaacaaaagtgcaaAGTCCTCTCTCAAAGGCAGGTCTTCACCCATGTCTCATACAGAAGGGGGTGTCCcatcagctctcacctgggagcttccctttcctctcccagcctcccaccctgggagctCTTCCTTTccttgcctctcacacagggtctttCACCAGCCAGCCATCACCTTTGTGTACATACAGTCCAGAGTAGAGGACCAGAGAGATGTGATAACCAAGATTTACAACTCAGTTATCATTAATCACCACATAATTATCTCTGTCGAGGGACAGTTGACAAGAAACGTCTTGTGTGCTatctttcctccctttcccttcctgctcATCTGATCTCTCTGGACCTGCTTGGTTTTCTGGCTTCTCTGCTAGCAGGGGTGGATTGGTGTTGCTGGaacttgtttttttccttttgaccAGTGCCCCCCTTTACAGTTCCATGTGAGCTGCCAGGGGCTTTGCTGGCCCTCTCCTTTGGAAGTTGGGTGGCTTCTGGGTTTCCCTTGAAATACTTGTCCCTGGATCATAAATGCATCGGACGCTGCTTCCTCGTGAGCCTGTCCCGTCCGCAGCCCAAGTAAAGCCTTGAGTCCCTGATCTGTGAGCTCtgccttggggggtggggtgggttgctTGTGGTCTCCCTGCTGctgaccctcctcctcctgcaggtgTTGTGCTCCTGGCTCAGCAACAACCCCAATTACGAAGAGATCACCAAGTGGTACCTGGGCTGGAAGTCGATGTTCTCCGACCAGGTGCTGGCCCATCCCTCCATCAAGGAAAAATTCAACGAGGCTCTGGACATCATGAACAGAGCGGTCTCTTCCAGTGTCGGTGCGTGAGTGATGGTTGCCAACACAAATGTTGCATTGGCTTGGCAGTGAAGTAATTCAAGGATCATCATTGGAAACAGTCGCTCAAAACAATAGTGTCCCTTTTCATagaggaggaaaatggaagagACTGAGGCTGCAGAGCCCTGTAGAAGGGCCACGATTTTCACCAGCCTCAAGCGGCCATTGGGGAGGGTGGTAGTCCACATTTGGAGATCACCATTTGGGCTACCCTTGCTTTGCACACTTACTCgtgagtaaatcccactgaatccaAGGGGTCGTCCTTCTGAAGAGACACACATAGAATTGCACTATGAGCTCCCATGTTTCTTATAGTCCTTTCCAGCTCTCCAGAGCAGttggttctcctcttcctctttgcctCAATTTCAGAAGGTCTGCTATTCCTTACCTCGTCAAAATCAGCACAGTGGGAGAAACAACAGGGACTGCACTGACAGTGTATAGtttattaaactatggaacttgctcccccaggaggcccccaacttggatggctttcaaggaGGATTAGGCAGgttcatggaggaggaaagggctatcaaaggctaccAGCCAGGATGTCTGTGCTCAGTTTCCCCTGTCAGagtcagtgatgcttctgaataccagttgctagaagccacaggagggagagggctcttgtgcacgggttctgcttgcgggtttcccgctggggcatctggttggccaccgagaacacaggatgctggaccagatgggcccacttgggcctgatccagctgaggGCTCCTCTTCTGCTTTTTGTCCCCTCGCTCCACCTTTCCAGCTCATTGGGCAGCCTTGCAGGCTGTGTGACCCCCTGTGTCCTCTTCCCTTGGGCTCTGGCTGTGTGCTAGGAGGGCGTGTGCAGAGCACAGGCTGCAAAAATTTGCCAGCTGCCATCTCATCTCTCTCCCTTTGCTCCTCTGCCAGGTGGCTACATGCAGCCTGGGGCCCGCGAGAACATTGCCTacctcacacacacagagcgccGGAAGGACTTCCAGTATGAGGCGATGCAGGAGCGCCGGGAGGCTGAGAACATGGCGCAGCGCGGGATCGGCATGGCCGCAGGCTCTGTGCCCATGAATTTCAAGGACCTCATCCAGACCAAGGCGGAGGAGCACAACATCGTCTTCATGCCAGTCATTGGAAAACGGCATGAAGGGAAGCAGCTCTACACTTTTGGCCGCATCGTCATCTACATTGACCGGGGTGTGGTCTTTGTGCAGGGGGAGAAGACCTGGgtccccacctccctgcagagccTCATCGACATGGCAAAGTGAGGACAAGGTGCTGGGACTCAGGGGGCACAGCACTGCCTTGCAGGCTGCCTTGCCTCATTCACTGGGGACCGGGAGGTGCAGGAAGGCAGTCCCTGAGCGGGAGCTGCCCCAGTGCGTGTGGGTTGAGGGCTATGCTGAAACTCTCCTGCCAGGCTGCGGAAAGACCAGTGCAAACCAAGTGCATCTAATGTTGTGAGGTGTCTAGCCCCCTGTATCTAGGGCTGGGGGCCAAGTACCATAACCACTAAATCTGATTGGAAGCACCTCCACCCTTTGCTCAGCCTTAGTCCACCTGAGCTTCCAATCAGTGCATCTAGAAAATGCTGACGCCCTGAATAAAAatgtcaactttttttttttgagctcTGTTTTGAGATGCAGCAGCTAGAGTGAGACAGTAGTTCCAAGTGTGAGATCACAGCACTGTTGGTGCAGTTTGACCTGGCAGGAGTCAGGGCGTGCTCACAATGTTGAACAGGCAGGAGGTAACTGGCAATAAGAAATGACCACAAAAGTTCAATGTGTGttgcttttaattaaaaacattatTAGAAATACAAGGTTTGTGGAGAAACTTGGTTTTCTGAGAAGTTGCTGCCTTAATTGTGAAGCAGCAGCTGGGAGTGTGAATGGCTCTCCCCCTTAATGAGGGAGCCCAGTCCTACTGGGCAGCTTGCCTAGCACCACCAGATCTCTGCCCCTTTTTCCATCCCATGAGGGAACTCTCATAGGAGGTACCAGACCAGAGTTGAACAGAGATAGTGGTGATGCTTGGGTTTGCCCCACTGATCCTCCCAAGCTCTGCCGCTCAGTGAACAAGCGAGAGAGAGACAAGGAGAGCTTTGGCATCTTGTGCATGCTGCGCATGCCTCATTTGTCCCATGGAGATGCCATAGAGCAACACACAAATAGACAGTGTGGCTAGTTATCTGCTttagggtggggtgtgtgtgtgacattaaCATGAACATGAACTCTTTGCAACACCAGAAGTAACTCAAGCCCCTCTCCAAAGAAGGAAACCCAAACCCAGCCCTGCACCTCCAGTCCATAGCCTCTGGAATTGAATTTCATTTCTTGTTTCTGATGATCTCTGGCTGATCCTCATCTGGGTAAACTGGCTCCTCCTGAAGCTTCCAGATCTCTGGGGGAAGGTCCCTCAGTTTCTCCAGAGGAAAGCAGTGGACAGAGGTGTCGTTAAATATGTCCAAGTATTGAGGGTGAGAAGGAAGGGCTTCTTCATCTGTTGCTATTAAAACCTAGAAATGGTCAAGCACAGCAAAGAGGCAGTTAATGTTGCCCTCCTCCTTTCTCAAGGGCTGTTGATCTGGCCCTTGAGAAAGGAGGAGAGCAACAGGCTCAGATCCACAGCTAGCCACGTGCCACATTTATGAAAGCCCCTACACCAGATATTTTGACGACTCAGAATTCATCCCCtatggctggggaacctgtgatcctctGTTGTCATCACCTGACATATCCCTCCAGGATGGAAATTGGAAATCCAGTCTGAGGGGTGACAGGTCCTTAGCTTTTCCATTACCTATCTTAACCACTGATCTCAGTATTTGTGTGGCATGCTTTCAAGTTTTACAGTGCCCAATAAGACTAAAATGGATGTGCAGATTCCAAAGCCAGCTCACATCAAAGGCTACTCAAGCAATCCAGCAGGTTCCATGTCTGCTGGGTGCAGAGCAGCTCCACTCTTGTGTAAGAGCTCTGCTATGCCCTGACCCACCAGATGCCTGTTTTCCACTGAGTGGGGCTTGATAGAAGGGCAGCCTCAGTCAGCTTGTTTTATGAGGGAGTTAGCTTGTAAAGAGAGTTGCCTTTGAAGCTGGGTGCTCAGCTCTTGGAACACTTTTATAAGCCCAGCAAAAGCAAAGCTGCTGAGAACACAGCCAAGCGGGAATAAGGGAGAAGAGTTGGTAAGCGTGGATCCCATCCCCCCGTTAGGAGCTGACGCATTAAGGGCTTCTGCTGGATGGTGAACAGTCGCTGTTATTCAAGCAACAAAGCCATACCTTTGCAATGTAACTGTAGTCCTTTTGGAATATCCTGCTCAGCACCCTAGGAGCAAAGGGCATTAGAAATCATTGGCAGTTGCAACAAAGGCAACACCACGGCCTACTAAGCAGAGGGTGCTGCTAAGCTAAGAACATCCAGAGGGTTTGTGGGTCTGGTCAACagctcatctaatccagcatcctgttcccacagggaCCAGCCACatgtctgtgggaaacttgcaagccaGTTGAGCATAAGAGCGCTCTCCCTCTTGTGGGGAGAAGCAGCCCTCCCTCCAACtgcggaggcagagcaaagccttcCCCATTCTGTGTGTGGTTAAATGCCTTCAGAGACTACCATACTTGCAAAAATTCTTAGGAAATCACTGCAAAAAGGAGTTGAATTTTCAAAACCCAGATTTTCCTGGGAAGACAAGTGGAAAATGCCAATTCTGTTCTTGTATAGACActgggcagcagcagccctgccTGCTCTTGGGCTGGGTGATGCAGAAGGGTTCCCTACCTGTCTTCAATGCCCTTGAAGCTGTTCCCTATGATGACTGTTTTGGAAAGGGCCTCTATGGACCAGTTGCTCCAGAGCAGGTTGTTATAGAGAGCTTTTCCGCAGTGGACCATGTAGAAGATGGTAGGATTGTGGATGCAGCGTTTTCCCTCCTGGATGCAAGGAAGAGGGGTGTTATCTTGCAAGAACTGcaaccaacccccaccccacaagagCTAAAGGAGTTAAACAGCTGTGAACTTTTGGTATCAATCATTTTGAGAAAGGCCACAGTCCTCAGCTGTGTGTTTTGATCCCTGGGCACGTTTCTCCCTGAGTTCGTGCTCCTCTCTTCCTGGAGCTCACCTCATTCTCCAGGAGCACAGTGAGCCCAAGATGGGCAAGGACTTTGATTTCCAGCGTGGAAAAGACAGGGTCAAATATGTAACACAGATCTTCAGGGATCTGCAAGGGGAGAGAGGGAATGTTGCCTGTGTGCTTCTGGCGAGCTTTGCTCCCAAGTCCGCCACAGCTGTGACCCTCACCTTCAGCTCctcaagcagcagcaggaggaaggccaGCTGGTATCGCGCTTGAACGCAAGAGGAGAAGTTCCCAATGCCATAACACACACActgcaagtcctgggctctgctGCGGCTGGGCTCCTGCTGCAGCTGGGAGCTGGGCTCAAGAACTGACTCAGCTGGTGGTGTGAGCTGCAGCTTCTCAAAGGCAGAGAGGGCTTTCTCCACGTAAGGTCTGGTTAcccccttccctgctgctggGTGTTTGGGGAGGGATTTTAAGATGGTTCCTGAGCAATGAAAGAGGGTGCAATATAGACTAATACCACTTCAGCCATGACTGCATCTTGCCTCCCCACCACCTTCACCCCTGGATAGATTTGCTTACAAACAGGCACAAATCCAAGGCTGTAGctacaaaataaaaatccaaggTCTCTCTTGAGATGCAAGACTTACCGAGGCTTGAATCCCAGAATTTTGAGCTCTGCAGTTCTGAACTGTCACAGAaaggcagggagaagaggaagaagttaTGTTACAGAAGGTGGAATTTAGGGCTGGAAGGATCTTGTGGGATCAGCAGGCTTTACTAGCTGGACCCTTAGTCTGATCCAGTAAGCCTCTTTATGATGGTTTTGAGGATACTAGCAGAAACTTATCAGGATTTAATCCCAGAACCTGATTTAAATGCAAGTGGATATGTGAAGTAATAAGGGAGCAGCATCCTTGAGCATACACAGAGTTCCCTGTTGGCCAACTGCTGCCAAATTGCCAACCCACACGTAACTTAGAAGTGTTAAGTTGCTACtggacattatatatatatatatatatatatatatatatatatatatatcttatatatatatatctactgcAAATTAGAACCGTTTACAGACCAGTTCTGCAGCtagtttggactacagttcccatcagctgcagtTATCACAGCTGTGATGCTGCGAGTGATGGAAAGACAATAATGCTGGCTGAGGATaatgtgaattgtagtccaaaacatctgagggaACCAGCTCCACGAAGACCGACAGACCAAGGCGTCATTTCCAACAGCAGCCAGTCAGATACTTCAAGGAGGCCCCTTCACAGCTATGAGCCTTTGGGAAGctcagaagcagagcaggaatgCGGCACATTTCCCCTGGGATTTGCCCTGCAGCAGCTGGGCATTCAGAGGTAGTCTGCCGTGCCcagggggaacctcaggcccgcCTTGAAGCTGCATGTGGCCCTCTTGGCAAGCCGGGGCCGCCCCCTCCCCCGCGGGCGAAAATGCCCCGATTGCCCTCCTGCTGGGCTCTCCGACTCTGGCTGGAGTGCCGTCTCGGAAGTCCCAAGTCACGCCCACTGGCCCCGCCCGCTCCTGGCCTGCTCCCCCGAGAAGGGTTTCCCCCGGAAGCCTCCCGGCGGCCCGCGCGTGATTTGCCACCCGCAGCTGCCCCTCGGGGTAGACTGCCCCTGCCCAAGGAGGATCCACGGCCCCTCACCACGCCTCCCGCAGCCGCCGCCTCTGCCTTTCTCCCGCGTCCTCGGGGCTCTCGGCCTCTCCGCCGCCCCGCTCCTCTCTCCGCCgctggcgccgccgccgcctcctgctcCCTCCCGGGGCGTCCCAGCCTTCGCCCGCTCGGCAGCGCTCCATGCAAAGCCAGGGGCGAGCGCGATTCCACCAGGAGAGTCCCTCCGCGGCACCCGTAGAGACCATAGAGGAAAGGCGCGTGGCAGACACACCACTTCCGTTACCCTCACCCACTCGGCAGCCGCCATATGCGGGGCAGTAGCGACGCTACGACCGCCACTCCGCAACAAACGGTGCACAATATTGGGCAGGGAGGGCTCAGAGTTGGAGCCCGGGCAGAGGCAGCCCTTGGAGTGTCTCCGAGGGCGCTTCTCTTTGGCCCGTTCATTCCCTTTCTCCTCCGATCCGGTTCGATCGCAAACCGGATGTGTTTATTGCGCATTTCGCCCTAGGCCTCGGTCCGCCCCCTTCTCTGCGCGTCACGTGCGGGTCGGGCCGGTCATGTGACCGTTGAGCGCGTGGCGGTGGAACCCGGAAGAGGCCGGGGCCCCTTGGcggcttctctctgtctctcaggtTCGGGAAGTGGGCAGGCCTggcctctgagcatggacagagCGCCTCTTTCCCCGCGGGGTGGGGGGGCTTCTGCGTTCTGCCGCCTCACACGCCGCCCTCTCCTCGCCGGACTttagcccggagagggagcccgAGAGCAGAGGGGCCTCGCTCTCCCCCCCACGGCCTGGGGAGCCTCGTTCCTGTCCTTCCCCCCACCTCGGGTCAGGCTGCAGAGGCGCCTCGCCGAGAGAGCCCGAGCCCCGGTGGAGAGTTGGGCTCCCTGAGCTCACCAGTGGAATTGGGGCGCGGCCACTACACGCAAGCAGTTTCTTGGCTGGGTTTCTTCTCGTTTCCTTTTCAAAATCTTGCCCTTCCTTCAAGACACAGTGCCGTGTTCAAGGGGCAGgacc includes:
- the SRRD gene encoding SRR1-like protein isoform X1 translates to MAAAEWVRVTEVVCLPRAFPLWSLRVPRRDSPGGIALAPGFAWSAAERAKAGTPREGAGGGGGASGGERSGAAERPRAPRTREKGRGGGCGRRGTILKSLPKHPAAGKGVTRPYVEKALSAFEKLQLTPPAESVLEPSSQLQQEPSRSRAQDLQCVCYGIGNFSSCVQARYQLAFLLLLLEELKIPEDLCYIFDPVFSTLEIKVLAHLGLTVLLENEEGKRCIHNPTIFYMVHCGKALYNNLLWSNWSIEALSKTVIIGNSFKGIEDRVLSRIFQKDYSYIAKVLIATDEEALPSHPQYLDIFNDTSVHCFPLEKLRDLPPEIWKLQEEPVYPDEDQPEIIRNKK
- the SRRD gene encoding SRR1-like protein isoform X2, with the protein product MVSTGAAEGLSWWNRARPWLCMERCRAGEGWDAPGGSRRRRRRQRRREERGGGEAESPEDAGERQRRRLREACSELQSSKFWDSSLGTILKSLPKHPAAGKGVTRPYVEKALSAFEKLQLTPPAESVLEPSSQLQQEPSRSRAQDLQCVCYGIGNFSSCVQARYQLAFLLLLLEELKIPEDLCYIFDPVFSTLEIKVLAHLGLTVLLENEEGKRCIHNPTIFYMVHCGKALYNNLLWSNWSIEALSKTVIIGNSFKGIEDRVLSRIFQKDYSYIAKVLIATDEEALPSHPQYLDIFNDTSVHCFPLEKLRDLPPEIWKLQEEPVYPDEDQPEIIRNKK